The Amyelois transitella isolate CPQ chromosome Z, ilAmyTran1.1, whole genome shotgun sequence genome contains a region encoding:
- the LOC106133898 gene encoding guanine nucleotide-binding protein subunit beta-2 — translation MPKEDPETTALKKELTDLIDKVKAEQQKVADAKLAEKCGDLGDVPKIRLSTKKTLKGHINKVNSVHYSGDSRHCVTGSLDGKLIIWDTWSGNKVQVIPLRSAWVMSVAFAPSGNFVACGGMDNMCTVYDVNNRDSTGAAKMVRELAGYEGFLSSCRFLDDTHILTGSGDMKICIWDLEVGRRNMEFDAHAGDVVTISLAPDMKTYVTGSVDKTCKLWDVREDKAKQTFFGHEADVNSVCYHNSGQAFATASEDKTARLFDIRSDQQLGHYTPPGSCGFTSCGLSLSGRYLLAGSDDNSVHSWDTLKVSHTGTLNAHENRVTSISFAPNGVALASCSWDQSVKVWG, via the exons ATGCCGAAAGAAGACCCAGAAACTACTGCATTAAAGAAGGAATTGACCGATTTAATCGATAAAGTGAAG GCAGAGCAACAAAAAGTCGCTGATGCCAAATTAGCCGAAAAATGTGGTGATCTTGGAGATGTACCTAAAATAAGACTTTCTACAAAGAAGACCTTAAAAGGACACATCAATAAAGTGAATTCCGTTCATTACAGTGGGGATTCTAG GCATTGTGTAACTGGGTCCCTGGATGGGAAGCTGATAATCTGGGACACCTGGAGTGGCAACAAAGTGCAAGTTATACCGCTGCGCTCAGCTTGGGTCATGAGCGTCGCTTTTGCACCTTCTGGAAACTTTGTtg CCTGCGGTGGTATGGACAACATGTGCACAGTATACGACGTAAATAATCGAGATTCTACCGGGGCAGCTAAGATGGTGCGAGAGCTAGCTGGTTATGAAGGCTTCCTCAGCAGTTGCCGCTTTCTGGATGACACACACATTCTAACGGGATCAGGTGATATGAAAAT aTGTATTTGGGACCTAGAAGTTGGCAGAAGAAACATGGAATTTGATGCTCACGCCGGAGACGTCGTCACCATTTCTTTGGCTCCag ATATGAAAACTTACGTGACAGGTTCAGTAGACAAAACCTGTAAGCTTTGGGATGTCAGGGAGGACAAAGCCAAACAAACATTCTTTGGACACGAAGCAGACGTCAACAGTGTTTGC TACCATAATAGCGGACAAGCCTTTGCAACGGCATCTGAAGACAAAACGGCTCGCCTATTCGATATCCGCAGTGACCAGCAACTTGGCCATTACACTCCTCCAGGCAGCTGTGGGTTTACTAGCTGTG GTCTTTCATTGAGCGGACGCTACTTGCTGGCTGGTTCAGATGACAACTCTGTACACTCCTGGGACACGCTTAAAGTCTCCCACACAg GAACTCTGAATGCCCACGAAAACCGCGTGACCTCCATTTCGTTTGCTCCCAACGGCGTCGCTTTAGCTAGCTGCTCCTGGGACCAAAGCGTCAAAGTTTGGGGCTGA
- the LOC106133821 gene encoding alpha-(1,3)-fucosyltransferase C-like: MKLQSHPKFIKIFYYFLFNAAVFVLLYQTFARHNIKPQYATVINELVQRNQQHRKLKYILLWTHPEDTPFVYFGHGTSVFENKSCEFANCFVTGDRNFLGDYTKFDVIAFSSSRLSDISQATDIPPKRSANQKYVFASVESAAYYPICTDEWNDFFNWTWTYKLNSDAMWGYINVRNATGHSIGPMTEMHWINSRHMDNIDDNLRSTLRFKNRIAAWFVSNCETQSLREEFVKQVNFELNQYNISVDIFGSCGNHYCSKKIMRRCLKLLEKNYFFYFAFENSFSEDYVTEKLMYALQHNTVPVVYGGANYTRFLPKGSYLNARTMGPTNLAHKMFELMTDLNAYAQYFKWKKYYSYHYRHESPDTDDYCKFCAMLNDEELFKRKSYYANMRIWWSDKHTCTMKISKK, encoded by the exons ATGAAGTTACAAAGTCatcctaaatttataaaaatattttattattttctttttaatgctGCTGTGTTTGTCCTTTTATATCAAACATTTGCAAGACACAACATTAAACCGCAATATGCAACTGTGATAAATGAACTAGTGCAGAGAAACCAACAACATCggaaattgaaatacattctTCTTTGGACCCATCCTGAAGATACTccgtttgtttattttggtcaCGGGACCTctgtatttgaaaataaatcgtgCGAGTTTGCTAACTGTTTTGTTACTGGCGATAGAAATTTTCTAGGTGACTACACCAAGTTCGATGTTATAGCTTTTAGTAGTTCGCGACTGTCTGACATTTCACAGGCAACTGATATACCACCAAAGAGGTCAgcaaatcaaaaatatgttttcgcAAGTGTAGAATCTGCTGCTTATTATCCTATATGCACAGATGAATGgaacgatttttttaattggaccTGGACCTATAAATTAAACTCAGACGCTATGTGGGGTTACATTAACGTTCGTAATGCTACTGGACATTCTATTGGACCCATGACAGAAATGCACTGGATTAATTCGAGGCACATGGACAATATTGACGATAACCTAAGATCCACTCTTCGATTTAAAAACCGGATTGCTGCATGGTTTGTATCAAATTGTGAAACTCAAAGTCTCAGAGAGGAATTTGTAAAACAAGTAAATTTCGAGTTAAACCAGTATAATATAAGTGTTGATATTTTTGGAAGCTGTGGGAACCATTATTgctctaaaaaaattatgagaaGGTGTTTAAAATTGCTAgagaaaaattactttttctatttcgCATTTGAAAATTCATTTAGTGAAGACTATGTTACAGAGAAACTAATGTATGCCTTGCAACACAACACGGTACCAGTCGTGTACGGAGGCGCAAATTACACCAG GTTCTTGCCGAAAGGTTCTTACTTAAATGCCCGAACAATGGGACCAACAAACCTAGCACACAAAATGTTTGAACTGATGACTGATCTAAACGCTTACGCTCAGTATTTTAAATGGAAGAAATATTATTCGTACCATTACAGACATGAAAGCCCAGATACCGATGACTATTGTAAATTTTGTGCCATGCTTAATGAcgaagaattattcaaacgtAAGAGTTATTACGCAAATATGAGAATTTGGTGGTCAGACAAACACACGTGTACGATGAAAATCtccaaaaaataa